The genomic DNA TCTATGcttggtcaaaaaaaaaaaaaaaaaaatcgtaatgaAATAATGCctgaacatataaaatattttttaattaagttgatTGTATTTAGTAATGCATATATTCAATAAGCGATGTATAAAAGTTTATTCGAAACGGTCACCTTTCGCCTTCACAGAAGCCCTCAAATACAAGTAATTCGGCCATTGATGAATAGCTGCAGGCATGGTTTCTGTTGGTATTGATGGCGCTGCTCGAACCAAATCTGTACTTCCAACCGGCGTTGCGTCTGCAGCTATGAAACCTGGAATATTTCCTTAAGTCACTTCTGGGTGCTCTTTGTCTTGTGTGATGGAGCAAAAGTGTTTGTGTTTCATGTTTAGTTGTAGTTGTCAACGATGGTCAAAGAACTATAATTAAAAGAAGTTGTACAACTTTAATGGGCtacccaattttttttttttttttttttttttttgtaaaaacccCATTGGGGAACTTATTTTATAGCAACctagtaaattaatactaataaactatttgtttctgacttaaatttatacggttttaaaattacaaaatgcttatcctatgatattcatttcacatgtgtaaatttatacatatgtatgtattatagccactattttagtgagacctgaacaatgattattttattttatagttaaatgtttttttttgtttacgcaAGTTCGAAAGGTTTTACTCGCTTTAATCTTCTGGTAAGGCCATCATTATTAAGGATCTAGATAGCCTCAATGTTGATATGTTGTTGAAGTCGTTGTTCATGACTTTGAGCATACATCTTGATGACGGTGTCAACAGTTTCTACATTTAGATCCATATGCAAGTTGTCATTACGAATGTACCAGGGTGCATTAACAATACCATGAAttactttgttttgaaatctttggaTAATTAATCTGTTGCTTTGACTGGTACAGCCCCAGAGTTGAATACCACAAGTCCAGATCGGTTTAAGGACTTGTTGATACAAGAGTAGCTTGTTGTATATTGACAAGGCGGAATATCTGCCTAATAGCAATAGTACATTTTTCTGTACTTAAGTTTCCACCTTAGTTTAATATCAAGTGTCATACcaagatattttgctgtattctcatacggaactattttttggttcataaatattggtttgtgcTGTATACGTTTATTGGTGAAATCGAGATGCTCTGATTTGGTTTCATTCAGCTTAATGCGCCAAGTAGTTGTCCAGCGTTGTACTTCTGCAatggctttttgtaatttttctgttgactcaatattattgtcgccaacggctaaaatagcagtatcatcagcaaatgtagcaacaatattttcgttaaatgttggtaggtcactagtatataagagataaagaactggtcccaatacactaccttgcggaactccCGCTTGGATTTTTTTTAGAGCAGAAAAAGCGTCCTCTTGTTTGATTCTGAAAAAGCGTtatgatatatatgatttcagaattttcgagaattgtgttggaagcaacattttaagtttatacttgaatcctgcatgccaaactttatcgaaagcttgtgCTACATCTAGGAATATAGCTAAGCacactttttttcttctaatgttttttcatttgtatcagttattcgatgaacctgatcaagcgtagagtgttgattccgaaaaccaaattggtgatttggaataagatttttctcatcaattattggttttaatcttttcaataaaagtttttcatacaatttgGACATAAGCGGTAGCAGAGAAATTGGTCGGTATGATGTGGTTTCATGGGGTGGCTTTCCAGGTTTGGGTATCATAATAACTTCAGCCACTTTCCATAATGACGGTACATATTGTAGTCTGAATGATGCATTAATCAGATTGGTTATTTTAGCTAATGCTTTCCTTGGCAGTTCTCTAAGTATCTGGCCGGTGATCAGGTCGAAACCAGGAGCTTTTTTAGGGTTCATCTTGATTTCAGCTTGAGTGACCCAtggtatttccatattttcttgtGCAATAATGTTTGGTAACAGTGTAGTGTCATCCATCGTGTTAGgttgaaaaatcgtttcaagGTGTTCAGCAAATCTGAATGCTTTCTGATAGTTATTTCTAGCCCAGCTATcatcaatgtttttatttgaagGGATTTGCATAATTGGGCTCTTCAGTTTTTTGGTAGACTTCCAAATTGAATATTCAGTACTTGAGTCATTTGTAAGTTCACATAGAAACGCACTCATGGTATCgttcttaaattgtttaatttcgtttttcaaTTGAGACGTTAAGTTATTCAGTCTAGTTTTATCTTGTGGAGCTCTGGATTATTGCCATTTTTTCCTCGCTtttctttttccaaaaattacttccaatatttttttaggTAAGGTACCCAAGTTTTGATTTGAATTGAATTCATCAgtataactttaataaaatttcatcagAATAACTTTAATAATGTTTTCTAAACTCTTGTcacatgttgctgcagagtataacagttttgttcacctaacagttgtttgtatcacctaaaaattatCAAGCAAGATATGGGATATAAATGGTCACGATGatgagacgaattgaaatctgagtgactgtccgtccgtccgtccatctgtacaACCGataacttgggtaaaaattaagatatcttaataaaacttggtacacgtgtttgaTGGCAAAAAAAGTAATGACGCGTTCATAGAttggcgtaatcgaaccactgctacgcccacaaacgGTCattaaatgagaatttataaagtgccttaactaagcactaaaataagatatataatatttggcgcAAAGgatcacgttttttttttgttcaaattggcTTTATTCATCAATACAATTTCCATCAAGAGCAATACAATAATTCCAGCGCCCTCTGATAATTCAAAGTGCAATTAATgcatttttgtcattgttttgatTGACTTGTGATACGGTgcgttgtcttgatgaaaaaaaaattttttttttcaataacgcTATACAAGTATGATGGTTTTCCCTTATCAATATAGTTGATGAATACTACATCTTTCATATCCCAAAATACCGAGGCCGTAACCTTTCCAGCTGATTGTTGTGCTTTCGGGATCTTTAGACGAGGTTCACCAGCTACTATTTACTCAAATGACGCTCGTTTTGATTCCAGGGTGAAGTGATCAATCCTGGTTTCATCCAACACTGCTCAGAATCATCAACTCGTTGCTGTTTTTGGTCAACAATCAGTAAACGCGTCAGCCAGTTTGAACAAGGCTTTCTCATGGACAAATACTCATACAAGATAAAGCCAACACGTTCTTTTGAAATCGTTACGATGTCAGCTATATCACGCAACTTcactttccgatcgttcagaactattttttggattttttttatattttatggtttTACAGCTTCATTTGGACGCCCACTGTAGACCAACGTTTTATTGTGGTTTCGGATGACGCGGAATCTCCATAACGCTATTGCCTCGTTTGAACGGTATTTTTCCCATCAAGAAGCAGTGTAAAATTCaaacataaaattgtttatcatctattgtttttaaaataacgcAACTAGTGTCacgttcatataatttcataGATTATCCAAAATGTATCCAGAGAATTGCGAATATTTCCAACTATTTGACAAGAGTTATTCATATCAGTTTGAATAGAATTACGAGACGAGTTAAATTATGGATGACTTTTTGTCTGTCCGTAAGTCTTTTCGTGCAAataataacttgagtaaaaattcagatGTCTCTATGAAACTTGCTATACTTGTTCCCTGCCACCCAATAGAATATTATATGGCAGATGGCGTAATCGGATCATTACCACGAAGTGATATGACCATGTATGGTATGGAAGATTGCAGAGGAGAACGGCATTTGTtgcttacaaatttaaaaaaaaatgggcaTGGGACCGCCCCTAATAAGCTTTgtgtacatatctcacaaactatgtgcgataattgaaataatttggaTTTTCTTGACCTCAATATAACAAAGTGTTATAAGTGGAATTAGTCGAGGCCTTGATCGGGTTGTCCCCATTGTcccaatataataattttcacccATCTGGTTAACTTCTCCCTCTTATTTATTTGCCTTTTATCCTTAAAAATTGGacgattataaaatgttcggttacagtcGTTAGATGCTACAaacaaagtttattaaaaattttaacaaaattaattatgttttcGGTTCAACAGATGATATATTAATGGACTTAAGTAAGTGTTTtcttctgataataatatggtCTAGAGTAAACAAGTAATGAAATTGGTACAGACAGACAGGTCCAACctctatatatttaatataatcgcCAATTGTTCGAGTAATAATACGACTAtcgatataatattatattatgtgccCCTTAATCCagtgtgaaattttgaatacaaattctatttttaaataGGTCGATAGCCCATACCTTTAAATATACCTTACTAAAATTtctaatcaatatattttaagtatttttttaactatagtcttttaaagtgtagccgctcagtttatgtttaaacacatttttctctaaacagcatttttcgaacTTGTTGCAGTAATTACTCAAATACAAACAATCCCCCAATCATTTTTTGACATATTCTGTATAGATCAAtatctgaacaaaaataaaaaggccACAAATACACCAGATTTTTGCCTAAAACTCCACTTTTTTTATAAGGTTGTGCATTGTTTTACCGTAGGTTATTGAACGGACCAAGTCTTTACGAGAGATTTGTTAATGCTTCAACCACGGAAAAGCCCGCTGTTGTGCCTTCTAACAGCGTCATCAATCGCGTCTAactcaaaacaaattttaatttatcctctaaaaattttactgtgttcATGTGTGTATACGTTATGAGAATTAACCTTTGTTAGAAATAGCTAAGAATTCTTTGTGTGTATCTACCATCGTTTAACTCACTTAGCTTCTTTCCTATGCTTCAGAGAGTCTGCCATTGAGTGGTTCTATCTTAAAACACTGTTTTTTCTCTTCCACTTTGAACCGTCTACTATACCACAATTGTCAACAAATTCAACTATAATTTACATGCATTGACCCTCTATATTAGTTTGAGGAGTTAAGATTTGTACCAAAATGTTTATTCAAATGCTAAGTTTAAATACAACataattgattaaaataaaactacttTAATTGAAACAAATTGCATTATTGAGCGATCACCACTACAGGGGTTAACTCTTCAGTAAATTTTGACTTCCTTTATGGCTCTCGTATATGGTATTAGTGTGGAAATTGAAAGTAATAGCATCATTTTGAACGAGAtgaatttgtatacatatatatagaaaaattcgAAGGAATCTTCAAACATCTGTAACTGTTGACTCGATTCAGCAAATTGCCAGCATACGACAAATTTAAACAGATTAGTCACGCCAACGATTTCTCTCAACCTGTCCCATAACGTATATTCTTCCGTTAACTTCAAGCATATCAGTATTCGGTTTTATACCAATTTTATGTGGCATGGCGTAACGTAGTTTATCCCAAAATCTGTCATCTTGCCAATCCAGATATGTGTTCATGTCCAAATATGCCTTCAATTCCTTATCCAATAAACCACTGTTGATAATTTCACCATATTTAATCATAATTATGCGTGCACGACCTTCGTTCAACGAGCACTGATGCGCTGTGCGAAACTCCATGCGCGCCCATTCCGATTCGATGAAGTGCTGCGAGAGAACAATGATCGTACGACGCGACTGCTCAACCGATTCGATGATTTGTTCAGGTATATACGCGCCTGCCAACCAATTCCGTTCGTGCGTGCATATACGAAATGGTGGTTCGCATTGCTCGAGTTGTGGCAGTAATGTTTGGTTGACGAAGTCAGCGTCTTGGTGTGCAGAGGAGATGAACGCATCGAATCTTTTATTCTTATCCAGCTCACGCTCATGAATGCAACAGCTCAATATGTTGCGACTGTATAACCAGACTTtcacttttaaattgtatttatagaATAACGCGATAATGAgaagtaaaataattataagtgaCGCTGCAGAAGTGACAACCACAGTCAGGTACTTATAATGTTTAACTTTAATATCAGTTTGGCATAATTCGCTCACGCTCGCTGTTAGGAGGGTATCATTCCGTAGATTAACACATTGTAACTGCTCGACATCGGGTATGCGTTGCCGATGTGCGCGTATCGTGTAGAGCAGCTGTTGAGCAGCACAGTCGCAAAACCAAGGATTTTCACTTAAATTCAGAAATTGTAGTTTCGTGCTCTCATTGAGAAAAGCACGCAAAAAATCAGCACTTAAGGATTTCAAACGATTATTACGTAGATCCAGCACTGTCAAATTGGTTGGAAGTTCAAAGAGACTTACGTTGAAGATTTTATTGTTCGAAGCGTAGAGTTGTGAAACGTTTGCATAGCCGAATGTGATATTTGGCGGCAAACTCGTGAACTTATTACTGCTAATATCGAGTATCGAAGTCGTGAGCCCAAGTTGCTCGGGACGTGGCAGCTCTTCGATAACGTCGAGTTCCCTGCCGTTGCAGTTGATGGTCAGGAACTCAGATTTAGTGTAACAAACGCATTTGCTGGGACACAGTACAGGTTGCCAAGCACACAGTTCGTCCCGTCGAAGTTGTGCGATATCCGTAAGTTGTTTGGTTGACGTCTGATTACACTGCAAATCGCTAAAAAGCCTCTGATAATTATCATTGTAAATCCATGCTAATGTGCAATCGCACACGACAGGGTTGCCACTCAATTTGATTTCGCGCTTACAATCATCAGTTGTAGTGAGTAAATTTGATAAAGCGTATATATTTGTAATCAAATTGTGttctaagtttatttttaaaaggcaTTTAACGCTGCTTTTCACCAACCAATCCATATTAAACTGGCTCAAACGATTGTGACTAAAATCGATTACTCTTAAATTAATGTTGCTTCCTTCATAATTTTTAGCTTGCAATTTGCTGAAATAATTTAGAATCTCGGCTATAGTCAAAAACATACCGATATTTTCATATCCAAAATTAGTTAATAGTGCGGAAGTATTGATGTAATTCTCACTGCCTCGATTACTTTGCAGTTTGTTCCTTCTTACGTCTAACCTATGTAGATAAGGCAGCGGGTTTAGAGTTTCTTTAAGATTTGTGGTGTCATGTAATCGATTGCCAGTGAGTTTCAATTGCCATAGAAGGAgagtttggttgaaaagttCTGGCCTTAAATATGTCAACGAATTGTAACTAAGGTCAAGTATTATAAGATTATGTtgatttgcaaataaatttggtgGCAATTCCTCGATTTCATTCTGACTTAAGTTCAAGCAATTCAATTGCGTAAGtggtgcaaaaatatttgtgtccaacattttcatattatttccggCTAAGACAAGTTGCCTGAGCTTAGTAAGTTTTTGAAAATGTGTTTGCGTCAAGTTTCGCAGCGTGTTGTGCTGTTTCGTTAGACTATGTATGCTAAGCGTAAGAGTTTCGAGTGGATCCAACAtaaatgtatgaaatattttggttgGTATAGTTATAATGTTTGCTGTTGATTTTATGATTACTTCTATGTGAAGTACTTCTGGAATTCCATACCAATAGTCAATTGGTTGTAAACCAAGGTCCCTGTTATACACTACCGTCAGCTTCTGCGGtttactcatatacatatacgtttgATTCACTTCGGCAGTCATAAATATTTCGGGAATAAGGTTCTTACAGTTCAGAGTACGCAAATAACGTGTTTTAAGAAGCGCTGGCTGAAATTTTTGGTTGAGtagagaaataatatttatttctgagTCCTCTTTACAATACGCGGCTATGTTGTAATAATCAAaggtgattttaattttaaatttgtccaTTAAATCACAAATGAAGAAATTGTCGGATAGGCAATCGCAAGAAATGCCTTCTAGCTTAGGGCAAGACCAAGGCTTTCCTGGCTTATCCAAAGATTCGGTAAACATCTTTTCGGAAATGAGGTCCACCAAAGCGTAATTGTTTAAAATCAGTAAACATGTTATATAGGCGAGTATTATTCGCATATTtggtgattttattttattcaaagttAATATTTTACTCTTTGCTtgtagtttttaaatttgttcttTCACTAAATCGGGTATGCCGCAAGACCTATTTATCCAATTCTTGCTAAAATACtaaacaataaatttcaaactgcaGCGAATTAAACTATTGAAATCTTTAATACAAttcttatcaaaaaaatatttaagaaaaccaCAAGAATTCAAAGCACTAGTTATTATCATTGCggtttttgtttgttgctgtgatattagtacaaaatattttttctagatTGAATTTACTCTCTCGTAGGGATGGTAATATCAAACAAAGAGGAAACAGTAatcgaatatttattttgagtaaTCGTTCAATATCTCACTACAATGAAACGAACATTTGTTTGTCGAATTATATATTTGTCatataaaattctttatttttataatttttgtgctcttgcaacatgttgctacagagtataatagttgtttgtatacatatcacctaaaactaatcgggttacatataaataaatgtgactgtctgtccgaccGTCCGTgcgtgcaaactgtaacttgagtaaaaactggtAAATCTGGATAAAACTTAGTACAAATGTTTTCAATGAGAAAGTTGGTATTGCATTTGGGCAGAATCGCACCAAGCGTAAAtttataactaagctccaagcTAAGACACAAAACTGTAATGATGGTGTAGAGATCGCAGTAGAGGGGGGCACGTGTGggctcaaaatatttaaaaacgagAGCTATATTCACCGAATTCGGTCACGTTAAACAATTTCGGCATCTTCTCCGATAGTGTGAATATTAGTGAAATCGGATTCTAATCCCGCCCACACTCTAAacaacggttatgttgaaaattactgaTAGTGCAATAAATCACTAATTAACCCATTTCTGCTCAATGTGCCTGATGTGTATTTAAATAGTGTTCACTGAAAGAACCATATCTGGGG from Bactrocera oleae isolate idBacOlea1 chromosome 3, idBacOlea1, whole genome shotgun sequence includes the following:
- the LOC138856447 gene encoding LOW QUALITY PROTEIN: protein toll-like (The sequence of the model RefSeq protein was modified relative to this genomic sequence to represent the inferred CDS: substituted 1 base at 1 genomic stop codon) encodes the protein MFTESLDKPGKPWSCPKLEGISCDCLSDNFFICDLMDKFKIKITFDYYNIAAYCKEDSEINIISLLNQKFQPALLKTRYLRTLNCKNLIPEIFMTAEVNQTYMYMSKPQKLTVVYNRDLGLQPIDYWYGIPEVLHIEVIIKSTANIITIPTKIFHTFMLDPLETLTLSIHSLTKQHNTLRNLTQTHFQKLTKLRQLVLAGNNMKMLDTNIFAPLTQLNCLNLSQNEIEELPPNLFANQHNLIILDLSYNSLTYLRPELFNQTLLLWQLKLTGNRLHDTTNLKETLNPLPYLHRLDVRRNKLQSNRGSENYINTSALLTNFGYENIGMFLTIAEILNYFSKLQAKNYEGSNINLRVIDFSHNRLSQFNMDWLVKSSVKCLLKINLEHNLITNIYALSNLLTTTDDCKREIKLSGNPVVCDCTLAWIYNDNYQRLFSDLQCNQTSTKQLTDIAQLRRDELCAWQPVLCPSKCVCYTKSEFLTINCNGRELDVIEELPRPEQLGLTTSILDISSNKFTSLPPNITFGYANVSQLYASNNKIFNVSLFELPTNLTVLDLRNNRLKSLSADFLRAFLNESTKLQFLNLSENPWFCDCAAQQLLYTIRAHRQRIPDVEQLQCVNLRNDTLLTASVSELCQTDIKVKHYKYLTVVVTSAASLIIILLLIIALFYKYNLKVKVWLYSRNILSCCIHERELDKNKRFDAFISSAHQDADFVNQTLLPQLEQCEPPFRICTHERNWLAGAYIPEQIIESVEQSRRTIIVLSQHFIESEWARMEFRTAHQCSLNEGRARIIMIKYGEIINSGLLDKELKAYLDMNTYLDWQDDRFWDKLRYAMPHKIGIKPNTDMLEVNGRIYVMGQVERNRWRDXSV